In the genome of Streptomyces fagopyri, the window AGTCGGGACCAGCCGCCGCCAGATAGCGCATCCGGCCCAGGGACCGCACGGAGCAGCCCGCCACCGGGTCGGGCGACGAGGTCACCGCCGCCATCACCGCTCCCTCGCGCAGCAGGGTGGCCGTGTGGTCCTCGTCCTCGCGGCGCAGTTCGAAGCAGAGCCGCAGCTCGCGGGGGACGCGGGTGAGCGCGGGCAGGAACCAGGTGGCGAGCGAGTCGGCGTTCACCGCGATCGACAGCCGCGTCGGCTCCCCGGAGTCGCTCATCCCGAGCTCGGCGCGGGCATCGCGCTCCAGCCGGGCCAGCCGGCGCGCGAACCGCACGACGATCTCGCCGGACTCGGTCGGGCGCACCGGCTTCGTCCGCATCAGAAGGACGCGTCCGGTGCGCTGTTCGAGCGCCTTGACGCGTTGGCTGACCGCCGAGGGCGTCACGTGCAGGGCGGCGGCGGCCGCGTCGAAGGTGCCCTCGTCGACCACCGCGAGCAGGGTGCGGACCTGGTCGAGGGGGAGTTCCGCCATCATGACGACATCACGAGCGCTAATGATACGTAAGAATCTTTAGCTGTACTCTTGACAGCCGTTTTCCTAACGTCGTCGCCATGACCAACGCCCTCACCGCCGCGGCCGCCGGGTTCGGCACCGGCCTCTCGCTCATCGTCGCCATCGGCGCCCAGAACGCCTTCGTGCTGCGCCAGGGCATCCGCCGCGACGCGGTGTTCGCGGTGGTGGGCATCTGCGCGGTGTCCGACGCGGCGCTCATCGCGCTCGGGGTGGGCGGTGTCGGCGCGCTGGTGGTGGCCCGACCGGAGGCGCTCACGGTCGTCGGACTGATCGGCGGTGGATTTCTCCTGGTGTACGGCGTCCTCGCCGTCCGGCGGGTGCTCCGCCCCTCGGCGCTGGAGGCGGCGGGCGGTCCCACGGGCTCGCGGCGGCGGACCGTGCTCACCTGTCTGGCGATGACCTGGCTCAACCCGCACGTCTATCTCGACACCGTCTTCCTGCTCGGCTCCCTCGCGGCCGACCGCGGCCAGCTCCGCTGGACCTTCGGGCTCGGGGCGGCGCTGGCGAGTCTGTGCTGGTTCGCCGCGCTGGGTTTCGGCGCCAGGCTGCTCGGCCGTTTCCTGGCCCGGCCCTCGTCGTGGCGGGTGCTGGACGGCCTGGTCGCGGCGACGATGATCGGCATGGGGACCCTGCTGATCGCCGGTGCCTGAGCGACGCGGCCCACGCGCCGGGGCGGACCGTGGGGAACCCGTGCGGCGGGTCGCGGGGGACCCACGGGGATTCCGCGCGCTCGCGTTCCGCGATAGTGAACCCTGACACCGAAAGATGTATCGAGCAGCCAGGACGGTCGTGGACACGAGCAAGAGCAGTACGGACGGCACGGACGGCGCACCGGCACCCCGGGACGGGACGGCCGGCGCGGTGGACCCCGGCCGCCCGGACCGGACCGGCTGGCGCCGCTGGACGATGGACACCCGCCCGTTGCGGCGACCGGCGTACCGGAGGCTCTGGTCCTCCACCATCGTCACGTCGGTGGGCAGCCAGCTCACGGCCGTCGCCGTCCCGAAGCAGATCTACGACATCACCGGGTCCTCGGCCTGGGTCGGCTACGCGAGCCTCGCCGGTCTGCTGCCGCTCGTGGTCTTCGCCCTCTGGGGCGGCGCCGTGGCCGACAGCATGGACCGGCGCAAGCTGCTCCTCGTCACCAACACCGGGATAGCCGTCACCTCACTGCTCTTCTGGATACAGGCCGTCACCGGACTCGGCTCCGTGCTGGTCCTGATGGTCCTGCTCGCCCTGCAACAGGCCTTCTTCGGCCTGAACGCGCCGGCCCGCAACGCGTCGATCGCCCGGCTGGTCCCCGAGGAGGAGCTTCCGGCGGCGAACGCGCTCGGTTCGACCGTCATGCAGACGGGTCTGGTCGCCGGACCCCTGCTCGCCGGTGCCCTGATCCCGGTGATCGGCCTGAGCGAGCTGTATCTGATCGACGCGCTGGCACTGTGCGTCACCGTGTGGGCGGTCGTACGGCTGCCCTCGCTGCCGCCCCTGACGGGAGGAGCGGGGCGGCGCGCGGGCTGGCGCGAGGTCGTCGCGGGGTTCCGCTACATCGCCCTGCACAAGGTGCTGCTGCTGTCCTTCCTCGCCGACATCATCGCCATGGTCTTCGGCATGCCCCGGGCGTTGTTCCCGCAGCTGGCCGCCGAGACGTACGCGCCGTACGGCGAGGGCCTCGCGCTCGGACTGCTGTTCGCGGCGATCCCCATCGGCGCGGTGGTCGGCGGACTGATGTCGGGCACGTTCTCCCGCGCGCGCCGGCACGGGCTCATGGTGATCGTCGCGGTGCTCGCCTGGGGTGCGGCCATCACGGGGTTCGGCCTCAGCGGCAGCCTGTGGGTGGCCGTGACGTTCCTCGCGGTCGCCGGAGTCGCCGACATGGTGTCGATGGTCTTCCGCGGGGCGATCCTGCTGTCGGCCGCCACCGACGAGATGCGCGGCCGGATGCAGGGGGTGTTCACCGTGGTGGTCGCGGGCGGACCGCGCCTCGCCGACGTCCTGCACGGAACGGCCGGTTCGCTTCTGGGGGCCCGTACCGCCGTCGCGGGCGGCGGGCTGCTGGTGATCGTCGGCACGCTGGGCCTGGCCGCCGCGACGCCGGCGCTGCGGCGGTACAAGGCCTGACCGACGAGGGCACCCGGGTGCGCGGGCCGGTCCGTCGGCCGGGTGCCTGACCGGGTACCCGGCCGGACAGACGGTTGGCCCGCGCCTTCGCGCGTGCCGCGCAACACCTGGACCGTTCCGCGCCCGGACCTCGCCGTCCCCGTAAGGCGCCATCCCTGGACCGTTCCGCGGCGCGCCGCCTCCGTACCCGCCATCTCCCGGACCGTTCCGCGCGCGGACCGTGCCACCTTCGCACGGGGGCCGTCCCCGCACGGCGCCCGGACCACGCAGTGCCGGTCCCGCTCCCTCCGAGCGTTGGGGGGAGTGTCTGGGGCATCGCCGTCACGAACCGGCGTCCGCACCCGGCCGGTCCCCGGGGTGGGCGCCGGGGAGCGGGGTCAGCCCTTCATGGCCTGGTCCATCAGTTGCTGCAGGTGCAACCCCCGGCGGGCGTCGAGCGCTCCGGACACCCCCGTACGCACGGCCGTCGCGAACTCCCGGCGCAGTACCGGCCAGAGCTCCTCCTGGTCGAGTCCGGCGGCGTCGAACACCAGCGGTGGCTGCGGCCCGAAGAGCTCGATCCGGGTGCTGCCGCCCTCGATGTCGACCGCCCCGGACAACGAGGCCTGACTGACGGCGCCGCCGGCGTGCTCGCAGGTCAGCTCGATCCACCGGCGCGGGTCGCCGGTACCGCGGACCCGGACGATCGGCCCGACGGCCGCGTCCAGGAGATCCAGCAGATGGGGACCCAGGTCGAGCAGCGCGCCGTGCTCCAGCCGCCAGGGCGTCGCGAACTCGCCGCCCAGGAAGGCCCCGTGCAGGAGACACGAGCGTGCCCCGGTGATCTCGATCGACTGGGCCGCGCTCAGGAACTCCCGGGTGGCCGGGTGGTAGCGGTTGCTCAGGACGAGCTGGGAGACGACGCCCGCCTCGGCGACGGCGTCAGCGACCCGCCGCGCCGACGCCAGGTCCACCCCGAGCGGCTTCTCCAGCAGCAGAGCCTTGCCCGCCTTCGCGGCGAGCGGCGCGAGCTCCGCCTGCACCGCGGGCGGGACGGCGAACGCGACCGCCTCACAGCCGTCGAGCAGCTCTTCGAAACGGGCGACCGCGTCCGCTCCGTAGGGCGACGCCGTCTCGCGGGCGGCTTCGGCACGCCGCGCCCACACCGCCGTCAGCCGCGTCTCGGGTCCGGCGGCGAGGACACGGGCGTGCACGGCCCGCGCCCAGGGCCCGGCGCCGACCAGACCGACCCTGACCGGTTCGTGCGGCCACGGAATCGAGGTGTCGGTTGCTGTCGCGGTCACTGGGGTTCTCCTTCGGCTGGTGCCCGGCGTCGGGTGGGGAAACTCCATCACGAGGCCGGCCGTTCCGACCAGGGGAAACGGTCACTCAGTTGACCGGGAGACCGCTGCCCGCGGATCGACGACGCGGCGCGCCCCGGGCCGGCTCCTCCTGCCCCTCCCTCCTTCTTGACCCTCCCTTTCCAGAATTACCTCTGACACAGAGCTATTCTCGTCCTGTGGAACCGGAGAGCTTTCCCGAGGCGCTCGCCGACACCTTGGCCGGTGTGCAGCGGCTGATCCGCCGGCGACTGCGGGGCGGCATGACCGCCCCGCGGCTGCGCGGTGCCGAGGTCGACCTGTTGCGCCTGGTCACGGCACGACCGGGCATCGGTGTGTCCGAGGCCGCCAAGGAGCTCTACCTGGCGGGCAATTCGGTCTCGACGCTGGTCAACCGACTGGCACGGGACGGCTATCTGATCCGGGAGACGGACCCGGCCGACCGGCGCGCCGCGCGGCTCGTACCCACACCGGCCGCGGACGCACGGCTGCGCGACTGGCGACAGCGGCGCGCGGCCCTCGTACGGAACCAGGTCGCCCGTCTCGGCGAAGCCGACCGGGCGGCCCTGGAGGCAGCTCTCCCGGCCCTGCGCACACTGGCGGCGAACCTGCACGAGGAGGCCGAGGAGACATGACGCGCTGCACGACCGGTGACAAGGACCCCGGACACGACGGGGAAGCGACCGTCGTCGCGGGACCGGGCGCCGCGCTCACCGCGGCGCCGTCCGGCGGCCCCGGGACGCGGACCGCCGGGACGGACACCGAGGCGGCTTCCCGGACGGACGCCGTGACCTGTACGGGGCTCTTCCACGCCTTCGGTGACACGACCGCGGTCGACGGACTCGACCTCTCCGTCCGTGACGGCGAGGTGTTCGGACTGCTCGGACCCAACGGCGCCGGCAAGACCACGGCGATCCGCTGCATCACCACACTGCTGCCGGTCCCGGCCGGCACGGTCCATGTCTTCGGACTCGACGCCGCCCGCGAACGCATGGCGGTACGCCGCCTGTTGGGCTACGTACCGCAGCAGCTCTCCGCCGACTCGGGACTCACCGGCCGGGAGAACGTGGAGCTGTTCGCCCGTGTCTTCGACGTCTCCCGTCGGGAGCGCGCGGCACGCGTCGGCCAGGCGCTCGCGGCGGTCGACCTCGTCGACGCGGCCGACCGGCTGGCCAAGACGTACTCGGGAGGCATGGTCCGCCGTCTCGAACTCGCCCAGGCACTGGTCAGCGCGCCGCGGCTGCTGATCCTCGACGAGCCGACCATCGGTCTCGACCCGATCGCCCGGACGAGCGTGTGGGAGCACATCAACGCCGTACGTGCCGCGACCGGGATGACCGTCCTGGTGACGACCCACTACATGGACGAGGCCGACCAGTACTGCGACCGGGTCGCGCTGATGCACCGCGGCCGTGTCCGTGCCCTCGGCACCCCCGACGAACTGAGGACGGGTCTCGCCGAACGGCGCGGCGCCGGAAGCGGTGAACAGCCCACGCTGGAGGACGTCTTCCGCGACATCGCCGGCAGCGGCCTCGACGACCAGTCAGGAGACTTCAGCGATGTCCGAAGCACCCGCCGTACCGCGTCCCGGGTCGGCTGACGTCGTCCACCCGGCCGGCCTCGACCTGCTCGTGGTCCCGCCCCGGGCCCGTACCGGATGGCGGGTGCTGCCCGCCCGGGTCGGCGCGATGTGCGCGGTGGAGCTGCAGAAACTCCGCCACGACCGCACCGAGTTGTACACCAGGGCGGTGCAACCCGCGCTGTGGCTGCTGATCTTCGGCGAGACCTTCACCCGGATCAAGGCGATACCCACCGGCGGCATCCCCTACCTCGACTATCTGGCGCCCGGCATCATCGCCCAGTCGGCCATGTTCATCGCCATCTTCTACGGGATCATGATCATCTGGGAACGCGACGCGGGGATCCTCACCAAACTCCTCGTCACACCGACGCCGCGCTCGGCGCTCATCACGGGCAAGGCGTTCGCCGCCGGGGTGAAGGCGCTGATCCAGGCACTCGTGGTGGTCGTCATCGCCGCGCTGCTCGGGGTCGCGATGACCTGGAATCCGCTGCGGCTGCTCGGCGTCGCGGTGGCCGTCGTCCTCGGCTCCGCCTTCTTCTCCTGCCTCTCGATGACCATCGCGGGCATCGTGCTCACCCGGGACCGGCTGATGGGGATCGGCCAGGCGATCACGATGCCGCTGTTCTTCGGCTCCAACGCCCTCTACCCGGTGGCCGTCATGCCCGGCTGGCTCCAGGCCGTCAGCAAGATCAACCCCCTGAGCTACCAGGTGGACGCGCTGCGGGGCCTGCTGCTCGGAACCCACGCGCACCTGGCCCTCGACTACGGCGTCCTCGTGGTGGCCGCTGCCCTCGGCATCCTGTCCGCCTCGTCACTGCTGGGCCGTCTGGCGCGCTGACCACCGGGCGACCGGAACGTCCTGCCGGTCGGCCACGCCGGGTAACTTGACCAGATGCAGAGGGTTTCCGGCGGGGCGGCCTCATAGGCTGTGCGTCAGTGATCACTGCCGCCCAGGAGGAGTCAACGTGACGTCACGCCCGCAACAGGTCACCAGACGCACCAGCGTCCTTCGCCGGGAGGCCGTCGTCGCCGCGATCCCGGCAGCCGTCGCGGCCCTGCTCGTCGCGGCCGGTCCGGCGGCGGCCGGTCCCGTGGGCAACTCCGGCGTGGGGGACCCGTACTTCCCGCTCGCGGGCAACGGCGGTTACGACGTCCGCCACTACGGTCTGACCCTCGGCTACGACCCCCGCAGCCGCCACCTCGACGGCACGGCGGTCATCACCGCGCGGGCCACCGAGCGGCTCACCCGCTTCGATCTGGATCTCTCGGGGCTGAAGGTCACCGGTGTCACCGTCGACCACGTCAAGGCGTCCTACCGCCGCGCCGGACAAGAACTGGTGATCACTCCGCGTCACGCCCCGCGCGCGAACCAGGAGTTCCAGGTCACCGTCACCTACTCGGGCACCCCCAAGCCGGTCACCGACCCGGACGGCTCCCCGGACGGCTGGATCCCCACCGACGACGGCGCGTTCGTGGCCGGTGAGCCGCAGGGCGCCATGACCTGGTTCCCCGCCGACAACCACCCCAAGGACAAGGCCTCCTACGACTTCGCGATCACCGTCCCCGAGGGAACGACCGCCGTGGCCAACGGTGTTCTTCGCGGACAGTCGACCGGTCACGGCCGTACCACCTTCCGTTGGCGGCAGTCCGAGCCGATGGCCTCCTACCTCGCGACGGCGACCGTCGGAAAGTTCAAGGTCGAGCAGTACACCACCGCCGACGGCCTCAAGGTCTACAACGCCGTCGACCCCCGTGAGGCGAGCGCCGCCGCGCCCGTGCTGAAGAAGCTGCCGTCCGTACTGGCCTGGGAGAGCAGCGTCTTCGGCCCCTACCCCTTCCGAGCCGCCGGGGCCATCGTCGACCGCGCGCCGGACGTCGGGTACGCGCTGGAGACCCAGACACGGCCGCTGTACGACTCGGCGCCGGACCTGAGCACGCTCGTGCACGAGAGCGCGCACCAGTGGTTCGGCGACTCCGTCGCCCTCACCACCTGGAAGGACATCTGGCTCAACGAGGGCTTCGCGACGTACGCGGAGTGGCTGTACACCGAGCAGCACGGCGGCAGGAGCGCGCAGGCGGCCTTCGACGCCCTGTACGCCAAGCCGGCCGGCAACGGTCTGTGGGCGTTCGCGCCGGCCGATCCCGGCAGCGGCGCGCACATCTTCGACACGCCCGTCTACTCACGCGGCGCCATGGCCCTGCAGAAGCTGCGCACGGCCGTGGGCGACAGGACGTTCCTGCGCATCCTGCGGTCCTGGGCCACCGAGCACCGCAGCGGGCACGGCACCACCGCCGAGTTCGTCCGGCTCTCCGAGCGGTTGTCCGGCAAGGACCTGCACCCGCTGTTCCACACCTGGATCGGCACGGCCGGCAAGCCGTCCTCTCCCTGACCCGCCGTCGCCCCGCCCTCCGAAGGGTCCTGGCTCGTCCGGCTTTTTGGCGGCGAGCCCTTCGGACGGGCGGGGGTGTGCGGGGGCGTCAGGCGGGACGGAGCCACACTGTACCGAGCGGGGGGAGCGTGAGCCGGATGCTCGCCGGCCGGCCGTGGGCCGCGCGGGATTCGGCCTTCACGACGTCCGGGTTGGTGACGTCGCTTCCGCCGTACCGGGCGCTGTCGGTGTTGAGGGATTCGCGCCAGCCGGGGACCGAGTCGGGGACGCCGAGGCGGTAGGCGTGGCGGACGACGGGGGAGAAGTTGCTGACGGCGAGCAGCGGGGTGCCCTCGGCGTCATGACGCAGGAACGCGAAGACGTTGTCGTCGGCGGCGTCACCGGTGATCCAGTCGAAGCCGGACGGGTCCGTGTCGCGTTGCCAGAGAGCCGGTTCCCGGCGGTAGACCGTGTTGAGGTCGCGGACGAGGTCCGTGACTCCCCGGTGGTCGGCCTCGGCTCCGTACGCCGGGTCGAGGAGCCACCAGTCGGGTCCATCGGCTTCGGACCATTCGGCGCCCTGGGCGAACTCCTGTCCCATGAAGAGGAGTTGTTTGCCGGGGTGGGCCCACATGTAGCCGAGGTAGGCGCGGGTGGTGGCGCGTTGCTGCCACCAGTCGCCGGGCATCTTGGAGACGAGCGACTTCTTGCCGTGGACGACTTCGTCGTGGGAGATGGGCAGGACGTAGTTCTCGCTGTAGGCGTAGACCATGGAGAACGTCATCTCGTGGTGGTGGTACTTGCGGTGGACCGGCTCGTGCTGGAGATACTCCAGTGAGTCGTGCATCCACCCCATGTTCCACTTCAGCCCGAACCCCAGTCCCCCGTCCGAGGTGGCGCGGGTGACGCCGTCCCAGGCGGTGGATTCCTCGGCGATGGTGACGACGCCGGGGTTGCGGCGGTAGACGGTGGCGTTCATCTCCTGGAGGAAGGCGACGGCGTCGAGGTTCTCGCGGCCGCCGTGTTCGTTGGGTGTCCACTGGCCGGGTTCGCGGGAGTAGTCGAGGTAGAGCATGGAGGCGACGGCGTCGACGCGGAGTCCGTCGATGTGGAATTCCTGGCACCAGTAGACGGCGTTGGCGACGAGGAAGTTGCGGACCTCGCGGCGGCCGAAGTCGAATTCGAGGGTGCCCCAGTCGGGGTGGGCGGCGCGCTGGGGGTCGGAGTGTTCGTAGAGGGGGCGTCCGTCGAATTCGGCGAGGGCCCATTCGTCGCGGGGGAAGTGGGCGGGGACCCAGTCCATGAGGACGCCGATGCCGGCCTGGTGGAGGGCGTCGACGAGGTGTTTGAAGTCGTCGGGGGTGCCGAGGCGGGCGGTGGGGGCGTAGAAGCCGGTGACCTGGTATCCCCAGGAGCCGCCGAAGGGGTGTTCGGCGACGGGCATGAGTTCGACGTGGGTGAAGCCGAGGTCGCGGACGTAGGCGGGGAGCTGCTGGGAGAGCTGACGGTAGGTCAGGCCGGGTCGCCAGGAGGGCAGGTGTACCTCGTAGACGGAGAACGGCGCCTCGTGGGCGGGTCGCTCGCCCCGGCCCGCCATCCACTCCTCGTCCTGCCAGGTGTGGTGCGAGGTCTGGACGATCGACGAGGTGCGCGGCGGGACTTCGGTGCGGCGGGCCATCGGGTCGGCGCGCAGGGTGCGGGTGCCGTCGGGGCGGGTGATCTCGAACTTGTAGAGTTCGCCCCCGCCGATGCCGGGCACGAACAGTTCCCAGACGCCCGTCGAGCCGAGCGACCGCATCGGATACCCCGTGCCGTCCCAGTGCGAGAACGGTCCGCAGATCCTGACTCCCCGGGCGTTCGGGGCCCACACGGTGAAGCGGGTGCCGGTCACGCCCTGATGGGTCATGGGGTGAGCGCCCAGGGCCCGCCAGAGTTCCTCGTGACGGCCCTCGCCGATCAGATGCAGATCCGTCTCGCCCAACGCGGGCAGGAACCGGTAGGGGTCCTGCACCTCGCGCTCGCGGCCCGCGTACGTCACCGACACCACGTACTCGGGGATCGTGTCGAGGGGAAGCACGGCGCTGAACAGGCCGTCGCCGATGTCCGTCAGCGCGGTACGCCGCCCGTCGACCACCACCGCCACGGCCTCGGCGTACGGACGCAGCACCCGGAACACGACGCCGCCGGGGACCTCATGAGCACCCAGCAGGGTGTGCGGATCGTGATGGGTGCCCGACAGCAGGCGCGCGCGGTCCGCCGCGTCCATCGGGGCCACCGGCCCCGCGCCGACGGTGGTGGTGGAAACGGCCACGGCTTCATCCTCCTCGGGAGCGAACACGGAACAGGGCTGGTTCTCAGAGGCCTTCGGCGAGACGGGCGACCGCCGCCATCGGCACCGGCAGCCAGTCGGGCCGGTGCCGGGCCTCGTACAGAACTTCGTACACGGCCCGGTCCGTCTCGTACGCGCGCAGCAGCTCGGGCTCCTCGTGCGGGTCCCAGGCCGCCGCGGCCGCGTAACCCGCTCCGTACGCCTCCCGGCAGCGGTGCGCCCACTCCGGGCGCCAGGGACGGCGGGAACGTGCGGCGTAGTCGAAGGAACGCAGCATGCCCGCGACATCGCGGACGGGTGACTGCGGTCGCCGGCGCTCGGGTACCGGACGGGCCGGCTCGCCCTCGAAGTCGATGACCGACCACTGGCGGCCTGCCCTCAGCACCTGTCCGAGGTGGAGATCGCCGTGAATCCGCTGCGCCGGTCTGGCTGCCGCGTCGAGCGAGGCGAGGGCGTCGAAAGCGGAGCGCAACCCCGGTACGAACGGGCCGAGTTCGGGTACCGCGCGGGCGGTTGCTTCGAGGCGCTCGCTCATCGCGGCGGCGAGCCGGTCGTTCTGGAGCGGGCTGGGTGTGTCGACGGGGAAGGCCGTCGCCAGCGCCAGATGCACCTCGGCGGTGGCCCGGCCCAGTTCGTATGCCTCCTCGGTGAACTCCCGTTCCGAGGCGAGTGACCGCAGCGCCAGCGTCCAGCCGTCCGAGGCTCCCGGCAGGAAGGGCTGGAGCACTCCCAGCGTCGCCTCCCGCGGATGAGAGGTGCCGAACCACGCCGCGGGGGCGGGTACCCGGGTGCAGCCCATCCGGGCCAGTGCCCACGGCAGTTCCAGGTCCGGGTTGATTCCCGGCTGGACACGGCGGAAGAACTTCAGGATGAAGGAATCCCCGTACACGAGCGAGGAGTTCGACTGTTCGGCGTCGAGGAGTCGGGGAGCGAGTCCGGCCGGGACCGTCACGCGTGCGTCGCGCTCGAAGAGCAGCGGTCCCGCCGCCCCCGGAGTACGCAGATGTTCCAGGAGCAGCCCCGTGGCCCGCGGGTCGTGGAGCGCGTCGTAGACACTCATATCGGCCAGCGGTCCGGCGCTCGCGCGGCCGATGAAGGCATGGGCGAGCCGGGGAGGCAGGACCTTCCGCGCGCCGAGGAGGAGCTGATAGCAGTCGTCGGCCGGGGCGGTGGCGGATCCGCTGTGGGTGGTACGGCCCAGGTGTTCGGTGTGTACCAGCAGATGCAGGCAGCCCGGGTACAGCTCGGTCGACGACGCCACGCGCAGACCGGTGACGGGGCGTCCTTTGCCCGCGAACCAGCGTTGCCGCGGCAGCCACTCCCGCAGCAGGTCACCCAGGGAGGTGAGCAGCGCGGCGGGGGCGTGGCGTCCCGGACGGTGCAACGCGGTCCTCGGCATGGCGGCACGTCCTTTCAGAGGCAGGCGATCTTTACCGGGCGAAGGGTCAGGACCGTTTGACGGCGCCCGGGGCGACCGCGTGCCGGAGCCGGAACCAGTAGAAGCCGTGGCCTGCGAGGGTGAGCAGGTAGGGGAGTTCACCGATGGCGGGGAAGCGGACTCCGCCGATGAGCTCGACGGGGTGACGGTCGTTGAAGGCCCGCAGGTCGAGTTCGGTGGGCTGGGCGAAGCGCGAGAAGTTGTGCACGCACAGGACCAGGTCGTCCTTGTATTCCCGCAGGAAGGCGAGGACGGCGGGGTTGGAGGAGGGGAGTTCGGTGTAGGAGCCGAGGCCGAAGGCCTTGTTCTGTTTGCGGATCTCGATCATGCGGCGGGTCCAGTGCAGCAGTGACGAGGGGGAGGACATGGAGGCTTCGACGTTGGTGACCTGGTAGC includes:
- a CDS encoding M1 family metallopeptidase, with the translated sequence MTSRPQQVTRRTSVLRREAVVAAIPAAVAALLVAAGPAAAGPVGNSGVGDPYFPLAGNGGYDVRHYGLTLGYDPRSRHLDGTAVITARATERLTRFDLDLSGLKVTGVTVDHVKASYRRAGQELVITPRHAPRANQEFQVTVTYSGTPKPVTDPDGSPDGWIPTDDGAFVAGEPQGAMTWFPADNHPKDKASYDFAITVPEGTTAVANGVLRGQSTGHGRTTFRWRQSEPMASYLATATVGKFKVEQYTTADGLKVYNAVDPREASAAAPVLKKLPSVLAWESSVFGPYPFRAAGAIVDRAPDVGYALETQTRPLYDSAPDLSTLVHESAHQWFGDSVALTTWKDIWLNEGFATYAEWLYTEQHGGRSAQAAFDALYAKPAGNGLWAFAPADPGSGAHIFDTPVYSRGAMALQKLRTAVGDRTFLRILRSWATEHRSGHGTTAEFVRLSERLSGKDLHPLFHTWIGTAGKPSSP
- a CDS encoding ABC transporter ATP-binding protein, with product MTRCTTGDKDPGHDGEATVVAGPGAALTAAPSGGPGTRTAGTDTEAASRTDAVTCTGLFHAFGDTTAVDGLDLSVRDGEVFGLLGPNGAGKTTAIRCITTLLPVPAGTVHVFGLDAARERMAVRRLLGYVPQQLSADSGLTGRENVELFARVFDVSRRERAARVGQALAAVDLVDAADRLAKTYSGGMVRRLELAQALVSAPRLLILDEPTIGLDPIARTSVWEHINAVRAATGMTVLVTTHYMDEADQYCDRVALMHRGRVRALGTPDELRTGLAERRGAGSGEQPTLEDVFRDIAGSGLDDQSGDFSDVRSTRRTASRVG
- the glgB gene encoding 1,4-alpha-glucan branching enzyme — protein: MDAADRARLLSGTHHDPHTLLGAHEVPGGVVFRVLRPYAEAVAVVVDGRRTALTDIGDGLFSAVLPLDTIPEYVVSVTYAGREREVQDPYRFLPALGETDLHLIGEGRHEELWRALGAHPMTHQGVTGTRFTVWAPNARGVRICGPFSHWDGTGYPMRSLGSTGVWELFVPGIGGGELYKFEITRPDGTRTLRADPMARRTEVPPRTSSIVQTSHHTWQDEEWMAGRGERPAHEAPFSVYEVHLPSWRPGLTYRQLSQQLPAYVRDLGFTHVELMPVAEHPFGGSWGYQVTGFYAPTARLGTPDDFKHLVDALHQAGIGVLMDWVPAHFPRDEWALAEFDGRPLYEHSDPQRAAHPDWGTLEFDFGRREVRNFLVANAVYWCQEFHIDGLRVDAVASMLYLDYSREPGQWTPNEHGGRENLDAVAFLQEMNATVYRRNPGVVTIAEESTAWDGVTRATSDGGLGFGLKWNMGWMHDSLEYLQHEPVHRKYHHHEMTFSMVYAYSENYVLPISHDEVVHGKKSLVSKMPGDWWQQRATTRAYLGYMWAHPGKQLLFMGQEFAQGAEWSEADGPDWWLLDPAYGAEADHRGVTDLVRDLNTVYRREPALWQRDTDPSGFDWITGDAADDNVFAFLRHDAEGTPLLAVSNFSPVVRHAYRLGVPDSVPGWRESLNTDSARYGGSDVTNPDVVKAESRAAHGRPASIRLTLPPLGTVWLRPA
- a CDS encoding MFS transporter, producing MDTSKSSTDGTDGAPAPRDGTAGAVDPGRPDRTGWRRWTMDTRPLRRPAYRRLWSSTIVTSVGSQLTAVAVPKQIYDITGSSAWVGYASLAGLLPLVVFALWGGAVADSMDRRKLLLVTNTGIAVTSLLFWIQAVTGLGSVLVLMVLLALQQAFFGLNAPARNASIARLVPEEELPAANALGSTVMQTGLVAGPLLAGALIPVIGLSELYLIDALALCVTVWAVVRLPSLPPLTGGAGRRAGWREVVAGFRYIALHKVLLLSFLADIIAMVFGMPRALFPQLAAETYAPYGEGLALGLLFAAIPIGAVVGGLMSGTFSRARRHGLMVIVAVLAWGAAITGFGLSGSLWVAVTFLAVAGVADMVSMVFRGAILLSAATDEMRGRMQGVFTVVVAGGPRLADVLHGTAGSLLGARTAVAGGGLLVIVGTLGLAAATPALRRYKA
- a CDS encoding LysR family transcriptional regulator ArgP encodes the protein MMAELPLDQVRTLLAVVDEGTFDAAAAALHVTPSAVSQRVKALEQRTGRVLLMRTKPVRPTESGEIVVRFARRLARLERDARAELGMSDSGEPTRLSIAVNADSLATWFLPALTRVPRELRLCFELRREDEDHTATLLREGAVMAAVTSSPDPVAGCSVRSLGRMRYLAAAGPDFAGRWLDAGTDTALHDLLADAPVVVFDRNDDFQDDFAARLLGGRGASPLRHSVPTSEGFVDAVAAGLGWGMVPEAQAAPLLRAGRLVGLAPDRTVDVPLYWQQWKLDFPALAVVAEAVASAAADALRPAPRS
- a CDS encoding Gfo/Idh/MocA family protein — its product is MTATATDTSIPWPHEPVRVGLVGAGPWARAVHARVLAAGPETRLTAVWARRAEAARETASPYGADAVARFEELLDGCEAVAFAVPPAVQAELAPLAAKAGKALLLEKPLGVDLASARRVADAVAEAGVVSQLVLSNRYHPATREFLSAAQSIEITGARSCLLHGAFLGGEFATPWRLEHGALLDLGPHLLDLLDAAVGPIVRVRGTGDPRRWIELTCEHAGGAVSQASLSGAVDIEGGSTRIELFGPQPPLVFDAAGLDQEELWPVLRREFATAVRTGVSGALDARRGLHLQQLMDQAMKG
- a CDS encoding ABC transporter permease, with protein sequence MSEAPAVPRPGSADVVHPAGLDLLVVPPRARTGWRVLPARVGAMCAVELQKLRHDRTELYTRAVQPALWLLIFGETFTRIKAIPTGGIPYLDYLAPGIIAQSAMFIAIFYGIMIIWERDAGILTKLLVTPTPRSALITGKAFAAGVKALIQALVVVVIAALLGVAMTWNPLRLLGVAVAVVLGSAFFSCLSMTIAGIVLTRDRLMGIGQAITMPLFFGSNALYPVAVMPGWLQAVSKINPLSYQVDALRGLLLGTHAHLALDYGVLVVAAALGILSASSLLGRLAR
- a CDS encoding MarR family winged helix-turn-helix transcriptional regulator → MEPESFPEALADTLAGVQRLIRRRLRGGMTAPRLRGAEVDLLRLVTARPGIGVSEAAKELYLAGNSVSTLVNRLARDGYLIRETDPADRRAARLVPTPAADARLRDWRQRRAALVRNQVARLGEADRAALEAALPALRTLAANLHEEAEET
- a CDS encoding LysE/ArgO family amino acid transporter, which produces MTNALTAAAAGFGTGLSLIVAIGAQNAFVLRQGIRRDAVFAVVGICAVSDAALIALGVGGVGALVVARPEALTVVGLIGGGFLLVYGVLAVRRVLRPSALEAAGGPTGSRRRTVLTCLAMTWLNPHVYLDTVFLLGSLAADRGQLRWTFGLGAALASLCWFAALGFGARLLGRFLARPSSWRVLDGLVAATMIGMGTLLIAGA